From the genome of Nasonia vitripennis strain AsymCx chromosome 1, Nvit_psr_1.1, whole genome shotgun sequence, one region includes:
- the LOC100123872 gene encoding uncharacterized protein LOC100123872 isoform X3: MSSSEKSRPAQQQLLPELADLGKPVKLQRGRLQQQQQQGRNCARCGSVFGRFYNTGAACPRCRLRVCRQCRESLSTAASPQNNNLGSNDWLCNVCHRIQDLRCPVQAADSRRGTKREHYLTALNILKYSIRRAWTINGPPGRWSASRKSTEFRLYRSLPVRRRSPLIIDELNTSNTVKRSITHESFIKPPRVVSTSCKTTPQKPSHEQQQQQQQPKKSSIPVFRNRSSREFEDIRGPNETPKRSLIPQRYRGSTDDLRRSREDISIPSFIPKLLSPRNKEDAARANSQQNPQETLPPPTPAGRTRRDTREETAAFAEPKMLDESPSIQQRQRQQERKEVLSNVPVRPSSGEIENDGRPRIEANRDMSLERQVDSKQELSEATMLAKKIDEPPDVEVRKKLSKEELSNDETDEAHRPSSSHLSPEASPLSTRSSKYSPRESESEPTPALPRKTTGDRGESSSASQRIRDAITRTRRESNSSAKYESSGSEGVRLGDSSLSSYVDIARRVKLYGSCGSLGPSTGSCDEVPQRDSATSAGEDEHEDHSRGSQSSQSRMMLRRRRQFDAQGSRRRGSRSHLARSCCAGPEELPAALQQVVAEEASLLDYRRLVFISSDSSSGREEDDADSSCSGSSYLNNNAVANEQQQTSGIEDCDWDYFESNSLKLPQIRGGPNQANQDWSCCPARPTNTHSSLSSIGCCQACGGSRNAKVLPVPVPIPVPVPYPVPVPASLWTGNESLSPLPLPLSLRGAAVCDPGAAAAAAAASWFSWNPRFDPSSLLLSQAQPHFFTRELSANLREPLRRSNEPEQVQQETNKCQKNSTEPLELTKPPVEDEQKRQEVQEEKGEKEQDEEVEQAAGSAEVEEDQKQEQRMFRHSQEQDSRSSSGRSSADSSDLEDSASHRFSRVLVVNDDSLTSDNDIEDNEDSDSAREGQPIILRRVSVLAEQDQQKEADDSVVLRQIRHIDEDDKLEAEEEKSSEDSSSLEDEQPQHQHHSKNRYCVSDRQEIASYDEIYLASSQDNDDNIVLLKSIKSIDPENTAGRSNSPVRRNFSTVGQYRAFPKQQQQQPDPADPEDESKSLSEIDESSNDSAVMPDSLEVSMQDLEDSIESRDVGGALLAAPSAVEGTLQEGQPLPPPRLQREEGESKCSSSPSSSESSSNAGALSSSDELHEYSLTPPRVSTEQQQQQQGGSSQQLSESSAALMAKSRKKWQIPASFDIKGLPSTHFLPPERKKSTSHSSLLSAAVDAADELQPEDEENANASPAAASIVPASDEALESLEDENDELLPRQPSESMTTARGAHDESSASTERVRGSESTEQVGGSGEDRSWYRAPVERRTPTRKEENNSCVDEKEEEEEGEDEDDDCLPSFPKVRRDWVAPKVGNLSLNHLNNVNNNIAAAGVNNSHLQANNNKYRSLVMITQAAYQPVNVITSDTTTLLQPQPHEQSRYFQQFAAADANQEAVARKNGAQGLSKRPLPCKRLLPEPEVDSGLSVGSASESDDVQSVKNATKQQQANSRSPKFFCSREENPPTAPQPVVEEYSYTSGEARRGGPLILEEGLADDDSWVEEISHDEDEQSATTGTEESSEDESGNNLGGDREEELRGYHRQAIDFTLHTILEESCEESESEQVAASWRRHQLVSASAPDLDKYLFFGLGGSDNGDVDSLSESSSILSEGLDSLSRERASTPQNNASAQEKTSDSPSSRLEKYFLSDFLGGEQDRRDSDGSVGSDSEGRPSPEAQRRKRLVRARGTGRSHSSSLDNLLALAHGSQQNHSSGSHQSLQDVAADGQESQSEASSTETDCAEEIGSNGLPIAADGQFDTVKRKKKKLRSNAQSPRVSEDRNKTPEPEDEPTASRSDEDGVKTPQPELLAEDESTAAAAAEVVDAAAVVAAPVNASGLDSSSSNRPKQQSRDSGFVGSCDDLLLQQPARQQGNVSEVTPKAMEGNSASDTAHTKDHHQNYHYHMERTERLLFSDDRNGEERVEITQREEYSASGSYRFRDRLNKVPDLEVHQPGAGGLSRKDSFNNWSSDEETNLMMSKMRQFFKTMVANSNNNANQQQQQQQQGQTLTAGSAASSTTSSAPSPSPRLSGYPKARAGYNSQSHRTKPPQLVYFENELTRLMKTVPGIRDEQVREIVEYLSSEDTWSDSYDSSDYTSSDLEGATAGGRRSALQEQISQSCQQIINKFDTTTSQQQQHHAAAVSAEDSRTSSLADGKDGTPASSTAQQETQHHYQQQQQGKDTAFVYQKLVQSFTKMAGHENNVANSDASSTTPHSSPPLIAKVMHHIGSRLVALMHEVSESNSSSAGAGYTHGSSGVGWSRRYPHHRTPSSASTTEDDDSTSDSASAPLQQLPRSKSHDPLLLINNSQANNVGSSSVLTSMPPEAEEREASDYERFSWRGSFESALMAADSRTKLSLLACSGGDVSASAMAAKRRSAGDLLFNPKSFSREQLDRVRSCGSIGGGTIGASGNTVLAGGSIEEKIWSNRRRSSVPDAHNRGESGASAGDEDTEDEEDDDLEYNGHPGDSRATTLPRGMQMATAAAATNSLPRQSGSSANMHKAHSVYHFLPQQSAGVKSARYRPPGFNRNSSSTAASLPQGGPKRAFSAPGLQLQSRSRRHQQGLGHGQAGANASSSANVSGSASISASGSTGDEASSLSEACSTPIIGASSRHVTSSHHASMDLMDDIDRGMHSTHLTRASLSSLGARSDSMASVYSGAGEGRWCGSVAVRGEVEFSLQYDYKQLTFEVHVTQCRDLAPVDVKRNRSDPYVKVYLLPDKSKSGKRKTKVKKHTLNPVFDETLKFHTSLNSLESRTLWLTVWHSDMFGRNDFLGEVRMPLENKIFDDPRPQWYPLQERTEPFDDPIAYKGEVIVGLKFVPPDPARQDRDRGDSATNKLKKSWSRGALHVLVKEARNLQTRAKNSGTCDPFCKSYLLPDKGRSSKQKTAVVRRSTGSPVWNHTFVYKDVSLQELADRGLELTVWDHDRIASNEFLGGVRFNLGTGKHYGKAVDWMDATGREMSLWQNMLERPNFWVEGAVTLRPNLHNHVKSGAS, encoded by the exons ATGTCCAGCAGCGAGAAGAGCCGgccagcgcagcagcagctcttgCCCGAGCTCGCCGATCTTGG CAAGCCAGTGAAGCTGCAACGCGGACGcctgcaacagcagcagcagcagggaCGCAACTGCGCGAGATGCGGATCGGTCTTTGGTAGGTTCTACAACACCGGAGCGGCCTGTCCTCGCTGCAGGCTCAGAGTCTGCCGGCAGTGTCGCGAGTCTCTTTCCACTGCTGCCTCTCCGCAGAACAACAACCTCGGCAGCAACGACTGGCTCTGTAACGTCTGCCACAGGATCCA GGACCTGCGATGTCCGGTGCAAGCGGCCGACTCCAGACGAGGCACCAAGAGGGAGCACTACCTCACGGCGTTGAATATACTCAAGTACAGCATACGTCGGGCTTGGACGATTAACG GACCCCCAGGTCGATGGTCAGCCTCTCGCAAATCGACGGAATTCCGGCTCTACCGCAGTCTGCCAGTACGTCGTCGCTCACCTCTGATAATCGACGAGCTCAACACCAGCAACACTGTGAAGAGGTCCATAACGCACGAGTCCTTCATCAAGCCGCCTAGAGTAGTCAGCACCAGTTGTAAAACTACACCGCAGAAGCCCAGCCAtgagcaacagcagcagcagcagcaaccgaAGAAGTCGAGCATCCCGGTGTTCCGCAACCGGAGCTCCAGGGAGTTCGAGGACATCCGTGGACCCAACGAGACGCCCAAACGCTCCCTGATACCCCAAAG GTATCGCGGGAGCACGGACGACTTGCGCCGCAGCCGCGAGGACATCAGTATTCCGAGCTTTATACCAAAGCTGCTGTCTCCGCGAAATAAGGAGGACGCTGCGCGCGCCAATTCTCAGCAAAATCCGCAAGAGACCCTGCCACCTCCGACACCCGCTGGCAGGACGAGGCGCGACACTCGAGAAGAGACTGCAGCGTT TGCGGAGCCGAAGATGCTCGACGAGTCGCCGTCGATTCAACAACGGCAGCGCCAGCAGGAGCGAAAGGAAGTGCTATCGAATGTGCCAGTGAGACCGTCCTCGGGGGAGATCGAGAACGACGGCCGCCCTCGAATCGAGGCGAACCGAGACATGAGTCTCGAACGACAAGTGGATAGTAAACAGGAGCTGTCGGAGGCAACGATGTTAGCTAAGAAGATCGACGAGCCTCCGGAC GTCGAGGTGAGGAAGAAACTATCCAAGGAGGAACTGTCGAACGACGAAACCGACGAAGCCCACCGACCGAGTTCCAGC CATCTTTCACCGGAAGCTAGTCCCTTGAGCACCAGATCGTCAAAGTACAGTCCccgggagagcgagagcgagccgaCTCCGGCCTTGCCTCGCAAAACCACGGGCGACCGAGGCGAATCGAGCTCAGCTTCACAACGAATTCGCGATGCCATTACCAGGACTCGCAGAGAGTCCAACAGCAGTGCCAAATACGAGAGCAGTGGGAGCGAGGGTGTAAG ACTGGGCGACTCGAGTTTATCGAGCTATGTGGACATTGCTCGGCGCGTCAAGCTATACGGCAGCTGTGGATCCTTAGGACCATCCACTGGCAGCTGCGACGAGGTACCGCAGCGCGACAGCGCAACCAGCGCCGGCGAGGACGAGCACGAGGACCACTCGCGCGGCAGCCAAAGCTCGCAGAGCCGCATGATGCTGAGGCGCCGTCGGCAATTCGACGCACAAG GTTCTCGAAGACGAGGCAGCAGGTCTCACCTAGCGCGCAGTTGTTGCGCGGGGCCGGAAGAGCTGCCGGCGGCGTTGCAGCAGGTCGTCGCTGAGGAGGCATCGCTGCTCGACTATCGACGACTGGTCTTTATCAGCTCGGACTCGTCCTCGGGCCGCGAGGAGGACGATGCCGATAGCAGCTGCTCCGGCTCCTCTTATCTGAACAACAATGCCGTTGCAAATGAGCAACAGCAGACGAGTGGTATCGAGGACTGCGACTGGGACTACTTCGAGAGCAACTCGCTTAAGCTGCCGCAGATCAGAGGTGGACCTAATCAGGCGAACCAGGATTGGAGCTGCTGTCCAGCGAGACCGACGAATACGCACAGCAGTCTGTCGTCCATTGGTTGTTGCCAGGCTTGCGGTGGATCGAGGAACGCCAAGGTGCTGCCTGTTCCCGTGCCGATACCTGTGCCAGTGCCGTATCCCGTGCCAGTGCCAGCTTCTCTGTGGACCGGTAACGAGTCGTTGTCACCCTTGCCGTTGCCGCTTAGCTTGCGAGGAGCTGCGGTGTGTGATCCTGGAgcggctgccgctgccgctgcagcgtCGTGGTTCTCCTGGAATCCACGATTCGATCCATCGAGTTTGTTATTATCACAAGCTCAGCCTCACTTCTTTACCAGAGAGCTTTCTGCTAACTTGCGTGAACCTCTTCGCAGATCG aacgAGCCAGAACAAGTGCAGCAGGAGACGAACAAGTGCCAAAAGAACTCTACAGAGCCATTAGAATTAACGAAGCCGCCCGTCGAAGACGAGCAAAAGCGTCAAGAAGttcaagaagaaaaaggagagaaagaacaGGACGAAGAAGTAGAACAAGCAGCAGGATCAGCAGAAGTGGAAGAAGATCAAAAGCAAGAGCAGAGAATGTTTCGTCACTCCCAGGAGCAGGACTCTCGCAGCTCATCTGGTCGCTCGTCTGCCGACAGCAGCGACCTCGAGGATTCGGCGTCGCATCGGTTTTCGCGCGTGCTCGTGGTCAACGACGACTCGCTCACCAGCGATAATGACATCGAGGACAACGAGGACTCCGACTCGGCTCGCGAGGGTCAACCCATCATTTTGCGCCGGGTGAGCGTGCTAGCGGAGCAGGATCAACAGAAGGAGGCCGACGATTCGGTCGTTCTACGCCAGATTCGACACATCGATGAGGACGACAAGCTGGAGGCCGAAGAGGAGAAGTCGTCCGAGGACAGCTCCTCGCTGGAAGACGAACAGCCGCAGCATCAGCATCATTCAAAGAATCGGTATTGCGTGAGCGATCGCCAGGAGATTGCCAGCTACGACGAAATCTATCTCGCGAGCAGTCAGGACAACGACGACAATATCGTGCTGCTCAAATCCATCAAGTCGATCGATCCTGAAAACACGGCAGGTCGCTCCAATTCACCTGTCCGTAGGAATTTCTCCACAGTAGGGCAGTACAGAGCCTTTCCtaaacaacaacagcaacaaccgGATCCAGCGGATCCTGAGGACGAAAGCAAGAGTCTAAGCGAGATAGATGAGTCATCGAACGACTCAGCTGTGATGCCCGACTCGCTGGAGGTGAGCATGCAGGATCTCGAGGATAGCATAGAATCTCGCGATGTCGGAGGAGCGCTGCTGGCGGCACCGAGCGCGGTAGAGGGGACGCTACAGGAGGGGCAGCCTCTACCACCGCCGCGACTGCAGAGAGAAGAGGGGGAGAGCAAGTGCAGCTCGAGTCCCAGTTCGAGTGAGAGTAGCAGCAACGCCGGCGCGCTCAGTAGTAGCGACGAGCTGCACGAGTACAGCTTGACGCCGCCGCGCGTCTCgacggagcagcagcagcagcagcagggcgGCAGCAGCCAGCAGCTCTCGGAGAGCAGCGCAGCCTTGATGGCAAAATCGCGCAAGAAATGGCAGATTCCAGCAAGCTTCGACATCAAGGGCTTGCCCAGCACGCACTTCTTGCCACCGGAGCGCAAGAAGAGCACGTCCCACAGTTCGTTGCTGAGCGCAGCGGTCGATGCCGCCGACGAGCTACAGCCCGAAGACGAAGAGAACGCGAACGCCAGTCCTGCTGCTGCTAGCATCGTCCCCGCGAGTGACGAAGCCTTGGAGAGTCTCGAAGATGAAAACGATGAGCTGCTGCCGCGGCAGCCGTCGGAAAGCATGACGACAGCCCGTGGCGCGCATGACGAAAGCAGCGCCAGCACCGAGCGAGTGAGAGGCAGCGAGTCAACGGAGCAGGTGGGAGGAAGCGGCGAGGATCGCTCGTGGTATCGCGCGCCAGTCGAGCGACGCACGCCCACTCGGAAGGAAGAGAATAACAGTTGTGTCGACGagaaggaggaagaggaggagggaGAGGATGAGGACGATGACTGCTTGCCCTCCTTCCCGAAGGTCCGCCGCGACTGGGTAGCTCCCAAAGTCGGCAATCTGAGCCTTAACCACCTCAACAATGTCAACAACAACATCGCCGCCGCAGGTGTCAACAACAGTCATCTCCAGGCCAATAACAACAAATACAGGAGCCTCGTCATGATAACGCAGGCGGCTTATCAGCCGGTTAACGTTATCACTTCGGACACGACGACGCTGCTGCAGCCCCAGCCTCACGAGCAGTCACGATACTTTCAGCAGTTCGCTGCAGCCGACGCGAACCAGGAAGCTGTCGCACG AAAAAATGGCGCACAAGGTCTGTCGAAAAGGCCTCTACCGTGCAAGCGCCTTCTCCCGGAGCCAGAGGTGGACAGCGGTCTCAGCGTAGGAAGTGCCAGCGAGAGCGACGACGTGCAATCCGTGAAAAATGCCACGAAACAACAGCAAGCCAACTCTCGCAGCCCGAAATTTTTCTGCAGCCGCGAGGAAAACCCTCCTACCGCACCTCAGCCAGTCGTCGAAGAATACAGCTATACGAGCGGCGAGGCGAGACGGGGCGGTCCGCTTATTCTCGAGGAGGGTCTGGCCGACGATGATTCGTGGGTGGAGGAGATCTCGCACGACGAGGACGAGCAGAGCGCGACAACCGGCACCGAAGAGAGCTCCGAAGACGAATCCGGTAACAATCTTGGAGGCGATCGCGAGGAGGAGCTGCGTGGCTACCATCGACAGGCCATCGATTTCACTTTGCACACAATCCTCGAAGAGTCCTGtgaggagagcgagagcgaacaAGTGGCTGCGAGTTGGCGAAGGCACCAGCTAGTTTCAGCCTCGGCACCTGATCTCGACAAGTATCTCTTCTTCGGACTCGGAGGCTCGGACAACGGGGACGTCGATAGTCTCTCCGAAAGTTCTAGTATTCTATCCGAGGGTCTGGATTCGCTGTCACGAGAAAGAGCTTCGACACCGCAGAACAACGCCTCGGCGCAAGAGAAAACGTCGGATTCTCCGAGCAGCCGCTTGGAGAAGTATTTCCTGTCAGATTTTCTCGGTGGTGAACAGGATAGGCGAGATTCGGACGGTTCGGTAGGCAGTGATTCGGAAGGTAGACCCAGTCCCGAGGCACAGAGAAGAAAACGGTTGGTACGCGCACGTGGTACTGGTCGGTCTCACAGCTCGTCCTTGGATAATTTGTTGGCATTGGCTCACGGCTCACAACAAAATCACAGCTCGGGTTCGCACCAGAGTCTGCAAGACGTCGCCGCCGATGGACAGGAGTCTCAGTCGGAAGCTAGCTCCACAGAGACTGACTGTGCTGAGGAGATAGGAAGTAACGGATTACCGATCGCTGCAGACGGCCAGTTTGATACCGTCAaacgaaagaagaagaagctgagGAGCAACGCCCAGAGCCCAAGGGTAAGCGAAGATCGAAACAAGACTCCTGAGCCGGAAGATGAACCGACGGCCAGTCGATCGGACGAGGATGGCGTCAAGACACCACAGCCAGAGTTGCTTGCCGAGGACGAGTCAactgctgcggctgcggcTGAGGTTGTTGACGCCGCTGCCGTCGTCGCTGCACCTGTTAACGCCTCCGGTCTAGATTCGTCCTCGAGCAACAGGCCTAAACAACAGTCGAGAGACTCAGGCTTCGTGGGTAGCTGCGACGATCTGCTACTGCAACAACCAGCAAGACAACAAGGCAATGTTTCAGAGGTTACTCCGAAGGCAATGGAGGGTAATTCGGCCAGCGATACGGCTCACACCAAAGACCACCATCAGAATTATCACTACCACATGGAGCGAACCGAACGATTGTTGTTCAGCGACGATCGCAACGGAGAAGAGCGCGTGGAGATCACTCAGCGAGAAGAGTACAGTGCTAGTGGTAGCTATCGGTTCCGAGACCGACTCAACAAAGTTCCGGATCTGGAGGTGCACCAGCCGGGCGCCGGTGGGCTCTCGCGCAAGGACAGCTTCAACAACTGGTCTAGCGACGAGGAGACGAATCTCATGATGTCAAAGATGCGCCAGTTCTTCAAGACTATGGTGGCCAACTCTAATAATAACGCGaaccagcagcaacagcagcagcaacagggCCAGACGTTGACAGCAGGTAGTGCGGCATCAAGCACGACATCCTCTGCCCCGAGTCCCAGTCCACGACTATCGGGTTACCCGAAGGCTCGGGCTGGTTACAACAGCCAGTCGCATCGCACGAAGCCGCCACAGTTAGTTTACTTCGAGAACGAGCTCACTCGGCTGATGAAGACGGTACCAGGTATCAGGGATGAACAAGTGCGTGAGATCGTAGAGTATCTCAGCAGTGAGGACACTTGGTCGGACTCGTACGATAGCTCGGACTACACGAGCTCGGATTTGGAAGGAGCGACAGCAGGTGGCAGGCGTTCGGCTCTACAGGAGCAGATCTCGCAGAGCTGTCAGCAGATCATCAACAAGTTCGATACGACCACctcacagcagcagcagcatcacgCAGCAGCCGTCTCCGCGGAAGACTCGCGAACGTCATCGTTGGCCGATGGCAAAGATGGTACACCGGCCTCGTCGACAGCACAGCAGGAAACGCAGCATCACtatcaacagcagcagcaaggcAAAGACACCGCTTTCGTTTATCAAAAGCTCGTGCAGAGCTTCACGAAGATGGCAGGTCATGAAAATAATGTAGCTAACAGCGACGCAAGCTCAACAACGCCTCACAGCAGTCCACCTCTGATCGCCAAGGTAATGCATCACATCGGAAGTCGGCTCGTCGCTCTCATGCACGAAGTCTCGGAGAGCAACTCCTCGAGTGCTGGCGCCGGTTATACGCATGGCTCCTCCGGCGTTGGCTGGAGCAGGAGATACCCCCATCATCGAACACCCTCGTCGGCATCCACGACAGAGGACGACGACTCGACCTCAGATTCCGCAAGCGCACCTCTg CAGCAGTTACCGCGCTCGAAATCGCACGACCCTCTGCTTCTAATAAACAACAGCCAGGCGAACAACGTGGGCAGCAGCTCGGTGTTGACGAGCATGCCACCAGAAGCAGAAGAGCGCGAGGCAAGCGACTACGAACGTTTCTCTTGGCGCGGCAGCTTCGAATCTGCCCTCATGGCTGCGGACTCGCGCACTAAACTCAGCCTTTTGGCTTGCTCCGGGGGTGACGTGAGTGCCTCGGCCATGGCTGCGAAGCGTCGCAGTGCCGGTGACCTCTTGTTCAACCCCAAGAGCTTCTCCAGAGAACAGCTCGACAGGGTTCGCAGTTGCGGTTCTATCGGTGGAGGAACCATTGGAGCTAGTGGTAATACCGTGCTCGCGGGAGGTTCGATCGAAGAAAAGATTTGGAGCAATCGGCGGAGATCGTCGGTACCCGATGCTCATAATAGGGGAGAGTCAG GTGCCTCGGCGGGAGACGAAGACACGGAAGATGAGGAGGACGACGATCTGGAGTACAACGGTCATCCAGGCGACTCTCGCGCAACGACCCTACCACGAGGAATGCAGATGGCCACAGCAGCCGCCGCAACGAATTCCTTACCTCGACAGAGTGGTTCCTCAGCGAACATGCACAAGGCCCACAGTGTCTACCACTTCCTACCTCAGCAGAGTGCCGGCGTCAAGTCAGCGCGATACAGGCCGCCAGGCTTCAACAGGAATAGCTCGAGCACGGCTGCGAGTCTGCCGCAAGGTGGGCCTAAGAGGGCTTTCAGTGCACCTGGCCTGCAGCTCCAGTCAAGATCGAGAAGACATCAGCAGGGTCTGGGTCACGGTCAGGCCGGCGCCAATGCATCGTCCAGCGCTAATGTATCTGGCAGTGCATCCATCTCTGCTTCTGGCTCGACAG GAGACGAGGCGAGCAGTCTGTCGGAGGCATGCAGCACACCGATAATAGGTGCGAGCTCGCGTCACGTTACATCGAGTCATCATGCGAGCATGGACCTCATGGACGACATCGACCGAGGCATGCACTCGACGCATCTCACGAGAGCTTCCCTCTCCAGCTTAGGG GCTCGATCGGACTCGATGGCATCGGTGTACAGTGGAGCCGGAGAAGGCCGCTGGTGCGGCTCGGTTGCCGTACGTGGCGAGGTCGAGTTTTCACTGCAGTACGACTACAAACAACTGACCTTCGAGGTTCACGTAACTCAGTGCAGGGACCTGGCGCCAGTCGATGTCAAACGCAACCGATCCGATCC ATACGTCAAGGTTTACCTGCTACCCGACAAATCGAAAAGCGGAAAACGAAAGACGAAGGTTAAGAAGCACACTCTTAATCCTGTCTTTGATGAAACACTCAAG ttccACACGAGTCTCAACAGTCTCGAATCGCGAACACTCTGGCTGACTGTCTGGCACTCGGACATGTTCGGTCGCAACGATTTTCTCGGTGAGGTACGAATGCCTcttgaaaacaaaatcttCGACGATCCTCGGCCACAGTGGTATCCTCTGCAAGAAAGG ACCGAGCCTTTCGACGACCCGATAGCGTATAAGGGTGAGGTCATAGTCGGTCTCAAATTCGTGCCGCCAGATCCGGCGCGACAAGACCGAGACCGCGGAGATAGCGCAACGAACAAACTCAAGAAGAGTTGGAGCAGGGGCGCGCTCCACGTGCTCGTCAAGGAGGCGAGAAATCTACAGACGCGCGCCAAGAACTCCGGTACCTGTGATCCCTTCTGCAAGAG TTATCTGCTTCCGGACAAGGGACGTTCGAGCAAGCAGAAGACGGCGGTCGTTAGGCGATCGACTGGTTCACCTGTTTGGAATCACACTTTCGTATATAAAGATGTTAGTCTTCAAGAACTCGCCGATCGAGGTCTTGAGCTCACAGTTTGGGACCATGACCGGATAGCGAGCAACGAGTTCCTCGGAGGCGTGCGCTTCAATCTTGGTACCG GCAAACATTACGGCAAAGCAGTAGATTGGATGGATGCTACTGGCCGCGAAATGTCTCTTTGGCAGAACATGCTCGAGCGACCGAACTTTTGGGTGGAAGGCGCCGTAACACTCAGGCCGAATTTGCATAATCACGTGAAGTCCGGTGCTTCCTAG